Proteins encoded together in one Nostoc sp. PCC 7524 window:
- a CDS encoding DUF6464 family protein: MFKTLLVITIGFLPSLFSLWVIRKTRLRTRSRLRQAAINASRVRIRQNLRPIEGDRYYLEGVGFLIGDISCKFNARSGYLRCAINPSGPCQGCRYYEAREWGVGE; encoded by the coding sequence GTGTTCAAGACACTTTTGGTAATTACCATCGGTTTCTTACCGTCCCTGTTTTCTCTGTGGGTGATCCGTAAAACCCGCTTACGGACACGTTCAAGGTTAAGACAAGCAGCCATAAATGCCTCCAGAGTCAGAATAAGGCAAAATCTCAGACCCATAGAAGGCGATCGCTATTATCTAGAAGGGGTAGGCTTCCTCATTGGTGACATCAGTTGCAAATTTAATGCTCGTTCCGGCTATCTCCGTTGTGCTATCAACCCCAGTGGACCTTGTCAGGGGTGTCGGTATTATGAGGCTAGGGAGTGGGGAGTAGGGGAGTAG
- a CDS encoding response regulator: protein MQLEPKVNILLVDDKLENLLALEAILERLGANLVRATSGEEALRCLLHQDFAVILLDVQMPGMDGFETATLIRNRGRSRQTPIIFLTAFSTSDQMLFKGYALGAVDYLLKPIDPNILTSKVTVFVELFKKTQAVQRQAAQLTAINAELRQSEERFRSLSTCSPVGIFETDNQGQCKYTNPRYQAICGLSAAESLQTRWLESVHPEDRERAIASWSEFIDQGGEYSAEFRFLTTNDSLRWVRVHSSPMLSNQGELLGYVGTIEDITDRKQAEEIRAQVIREQTARQEAEAANRMKDEFLAVLSHELRTPLTAMLGWSRILRAKKLDEKATARALEAIERNANSQGQLIEDILDVSRIIRGQLRLNLCAVNPITVIETALDIVRPLADSKGIQLYTALDATLGSVCGDPARLQQIVWNLLTNAIKFTPKGGKVEMRLEAVHQEHQVAQEHQASALGIPPNIPTSSVYAQIQVIDTGIGIDPDFLPKVFERFRQADSTTTRSHNGLGLGLAIVRHLVELHGGTITADSQGEGTGATFTVRLPLMYSNMNTTDINQEKSLDSGNHSTPLEGLKVLIVDDETDTRNFLAFLFEEYGANVNVAASADTAIALIAQSQPDLLISDIGMSEADGYSFIRQLRSLEAQQGSKNIPAIALTAYSLEEDRLQAIQAGFQQHLSKPVDPHKLIAVVTNLLHLSPSLPVI, encoded by the coding sequence ATGCAGCTGGAACCCAAAGTCAACATCCTCCTAGTGGATGATAAGTTGGAAAATTTGCTGGCACTGGAGGCGATTCTGGAGCGGCTGGGCGCAAATCTAGTCAGAGCCACTTCTGGAGAGGAGGCTTTGCGGTGTCTGTTGCATCAAGATTTTGCAGTCATTCTGTTGGATGTGCAAATGCCAGGGATGGATGGTTTTGAAACTGCCACCCTAATTCGCAATCGGGGGCGATCGCGTCAGACTCCCATTATCTTTTTAACGGCCTTTAGTACCAGCGACCAAATGCTATTTAAGGGCTATGCTTTAGGGGCAGTGGATTATCTCCTCAAACCCATAGACCCGAATATTCTCACTTCCAAAGTGACAGTATTTGTGGAATTGTTTAAGAAAACCCAAGCCGTCCAGCGTCAAGCGGCTCAACTCACGGCCATTAATGCGGAACTGAGGCAAAGTGAAGAGCGTTTCCGTTCCCTAAGTACCTGCTCACCTGTGGGAATTTTTGAAACCGATAATCAAGGACAATGTAAATATACCAATCCCCGTTATCAAGCCATTTGTGGTTTGAGTGCGGCTGAAAGTCTACAAACCAGATGGTTAGAATCAGTTCATCCCGAAGATAGAGAACGGGCGATCGCTAGTTGGTCTGAGTTTATTGACCAAGGTGGCGAATACTCAGCAGAATTTAGGTTTCTAACAACCAATGATAGTCTGCGGTGGGTGCGGGTACATTCCTCACCAATGCTGTCTAATCAAGGTGAATTACTGGGTTATGTTGGCACGATAGAAGACATCACTGATCGTAAACAAGCAGAAGAAATTCGCGCTCAAGTCATTCGTGAACAAACCGCCAGACAAGAAGCAGAAGCGGCAAATCGGATGAAAGATGAGTTTTTGGCGGTGCTTTCCCACGAACTCCGCACACCCTTAACAGCTATGCTGGGCTGGTCGAGAATTCTCCGTGCCAAAAAATTAGACGAAAAAGCCACAGCTCGCGCCTTGGAAGCCATCGAACGCAATGCCAATTCACAGGGGCAACTGATTGAAGATATTTTGGATGTCTCGCGGATTATCCGGGGTCAACTCCGCCTCAATCTCTGCGCTGTTAATCCGATCACAGTCATAGAAACTGCCTTAGATATAGTGCGTCCCCTGGCAGATAGCAAAGGAATTCAACTATATACTGCCCTTGATGCTACCCTGGGTTCAGTTTGTGGTGATCCGGCTCGGTTGCAACAAATTGTCTGGAATCTCCTCACCAATGCGATTAAATTCACGCCCAAAGGTGGGAAGGTAGAAATGAGATTAGAGGCTGTACACCAGGAACATCAAGTTGCCCAAGAACATCAAGCATCTGCCCTTGGTATTCCCCCGAATATTCCTACATCGTCTGTTTACGCTCAAATCCAAGTCATCGATACAGGAATTGGTATTGATCCCGACTTTCTCCCCAAAGTATTTGAACGTTTCCGACAAGCAGACAGCACCACAACGCGATCGCACAATGGCTTAGGATTAGGATTGGCGATCGTCAGACATTTAGTAGAGTTGCACGGCGGTACAATCACAGCAGATAGTCAAGGAGAAGGAACAGGGGCAACCTTTACTGTGCGTCTCCCACTGATGTATAGCAACATGAATACTACAGACATCAACCAGGAAAAATCATTGGATTCTGGCAATCATTCCACACCCTTGGAAGGGTTAAAAGTGCTAATTGTCGATGATGAAACCGATACCCGTAATTTTCTGGCCTTCTTGTTTGAGGAATACGGAGCAAATGTGAATGTTGCAGCCTCAGCTGATACCGCAATAGCACTGATTGCCCAATCACAACCGGATCTCCTCATTAGTGATATTGGGATGTCCGAAGCAGATGGTTATAGCTTCATCCGGCAATTGCGCTCTTTAGAAGCACAACAGGGAAGCAAAAATATTCCGGCGATCGCCTTAACAGCATATTCCCTTGAGGAAGACCGTCTACAAGCTATTCAAGCAGGATTTCAGCAACATCTATCTAAACCCGTTGATCCTCATAAATTGATTGCTGTGGTGACAAATCTTTTACACTTATCGCCCTCATTACCAGTTATCTGA
- a CDS encoding chemotaxis protein CheB, whose product MSFKIVVIGTSLGGLWALQKILGNLPADFLVPMAIVQHRHKDSDDTLIALLQEYSALPIQEVEDKEEILPGQVYIAPADYHLLVEPGHFALSTDQPVSYARPSIDVLFESAADVYGQQVIGLILTGANQDGKQGLKAVKARGGITIVQEPTTAESAIMPTAAISAVAVDWVVSVLEISPLLVKLCHSIEN is encoded by the coding sequence GTGTCCTTTAAAATAGTAGTTATTGGTACTTCTTTAGGAGGTTTATGGGCGCTGCAAAAAATTTTAGGCAATTTACCTGCTGATTTTTTAGTGCCGATGGCGATCGTCCAACATCGTCATAAAGATTCTGATGATACTTTGATAGCACTGTTACAAGAATATAGTGCTTTACCAATTCAAGAAGTGGAAGATAAAGAAGAAATCCTCCCAGGACAGGTATATATAGCACCAGCAGATTATCATTTACTCGTTGAACCTGGTCATTTTGCTCTTTCTACCGATCAGCCTGTTTCCTATGCCAGACCATCAATAGATGTGTTATTTGAATCAGCAGCTGATGTCTATGGACAACAAGTCATTGGTTTAATATTAACAGGAGCAAATCAAGATGGTAAGCAAGGACTCAAAGCAGTCAAAGCACGGGGAGGTATTACTATCGTACAAGAGCCAACTACTGCTGAAAGTGCCATTATGCCAACAGCAGCAATTTCTGCGGTTGCCGTAGACTGGGTTGTGTCAGTTTTAGAAATTTCTCCTTTACTGGTAAAACTTTGTCATTCTATAGAGAACTGA
- a CDS encoding CheR family methyltransferase, which yields MILPKPSLEDIEIQLLLEGLYQYYGYDFRNYALSSLKRRIHSFMRVEGLEHISGLQEKLLHDRSYLERFLLSLTVNVTSMFRDPSFYLALRKQVVPILRTYPFIRIWHAGCSTGEEVYSMSILLQEEGLYHRCRIYATDTNEKVLQNAKSGIFPLKLMQDYTQLYLRAGGKRSFSEYYTAAYDHAIFRTSLRENVIFAQHNLATDSSFNEFNVIFCRNVLIYFNQLLQQRVHTLFHNSLCNFGILGLGKQESLRFTPYEKSYEEIAKGEKLYRRLN from the coding sequence ATGATCCTGCCCAAACCCAGCTTAGAGGATATTGAAATCCAGTTGTTATTGGAAGGGTTGTACCAATACTACGGTTATGACTTTCGCAATTATGCTCTCTCTTCCCTGAAACGGCGCATTCATAGTTTTATGCGTGTGGAAGGTTTAGAGCATATTTCTGGGTTACAAGAAAAGTTATTACACGATCGCTCCTACTTGGAGAGGTTTTTGTTGAGTCTCACGGTGAATGTGACATCTATGTTCCGTGATCCTAGCTTTTATCTTGCCTTGAGAAAGCAAGTTGTACCAATACTGCGAACTTATCCTTTTATTCGCATTTGGCACGCTGGCTGTTCCACGGGAGAAGAGGTTTACTCGATGTCAATCTTACTACAGGAAGAAGGCCTGTATCACCGTTGTCGGATATATGCTACAGATACCAACGAAAAAGTTTTACAAAATGCCAAAAGTGGAATTTTTCCTTTAAAACTGATGCAGGATTATACTCAGCTTTACTTAAGAGCAGGTGGGAAACGTTCTTTTTCGGAATACTACACCGCAGCTTATGATCATGCAATTTTTCGGACTTCGTTACGAGAAAATGTGATTTTTGCTCAACATAATCTAGCCACTGATAGTTCTTTTAATGAGTTTAATGTGATTTTTTGTCGTAACGTTTTAATCTACTTCAATCAATTACTACAACAGCGAGTACATACACTGTTTCATAACAGTTTATGTAACTTTGGTATCCTGGGTTTAGGTAAGCAAGAGTCCCTCAGATTTACTCCTTATGAAAAATCTTATGAGGAGATAGCCAAGGGTGAAAAGCTCTACCGGAGGCTCAATTAG